The Chthonomonas sp. genome includes a window with the following:
- the lpxD gene encoding UDP-3-O-(3-hydroxymyristoyl)glucosamine N-acyltransferase yields MTLSELATLLGGELRGPADLEITRPVEAGNPDPHGITFGEKEAFLAKIRGSGVGAALVPMDASELDVPTIRLAHPRAAFGRVLAMFDRPLPLGRGIHSSAVIEPGASVASDARIGPGVVIQAGATVGSGAVIHALSFIGEGCSVGANTVIYPRVVLVQDVRVGERCIIHSGAVLGADGFGFAWDGSAHRKVPQVGGVLIGDDVEIGANTTIDRATCGDTVIGSGTKIDNLVQIAHNAKVGHHTVIAACVAMAGSSSVGNGVVVAGQAAITDHASVADGSVLGGRTGVTKDITIAGEYWGTPAIPVKEELRRLASIRSIPELQKRIAALEKLLQNDRD; encoded by the coding sequence ATGACGCTCAGTGAATTGGCGACGCTCCTGGGCGGCGAACTGCGCGGTCCAGCCGACCTTGAAATCACTCGACCGGTCGAAGCGGGCAACCCGGACCCGCATGGAATCACGTTTGGGGAGAAAGAGGCGTTTCTGGCAAAGATTCGGGGGAGCGGTGTTGGGGCGGCTCTCGTCCCCATGGACGCTTCCGAACTCGATGTGCCAACTATCCGGCTAGCCCATCCGCGGGCGGCATTTGGCCGGGTGCTGGCCATGTTCGACCGTCCCCTTCCACTTGGTCGCGGCATCCATTCGTCCGCCGTCATTGAGCCCGGCGCGTCGGTTGCTTCTGACGCAAGGATCGGCCCTGGAGTGGTAATCCAAGCCGGAGCCACCGTCGGCTCCGGAGCGGTCATTCATGCACTCAGTTTCATCGGTGAGGGGTGCAGCGTCGGGGCGAATACCGTCATCTACCCCCGCGTGGTGCTAGTCCAAGATGTTCGTGTCGGCGAACGTTGCATCATCCACTCCGGCGCGGTCCTGGGTGCCGATGGATTCGGGTTTGCTTGGGACGGTAGTGCGCACCGTAAAGTCCCCCAAGTCGGTGGCGTACTCATCGGTGACGATGTGGAGATCGGCGCGAATACGACCATCGACCGAGCAACCTGCGGCGACACTGTCATCGGTAGTGGTACAAAGATTGACAACCTGGTGCAGATCGCGCACAACGCGAAAGTTGGCCACCACACCGTGATTGCGGCGTGCGTTGCGATGGCGGGTAGTTCCTCGGTCGGCAATGGAGTCGTAGTGGCCGGCCAGGCAGCGATCACCGACCATGCGTCGGTGGCAGACGGTAGCGTCCTCGGTGGGCGCACCGGCGTGACCAAGGACATCACAATCGCTGGAGAATACTGGGGTACCCCGGCCATCCCCGTGAAGGAAGAGCTGCGGCGACTTGCCTCGATTCGCTCGATTCCCGAGCTCCAAAAACGGATCGCAGCCCTGGAGAAGTTACTTCAAAATGATCGAGATTAA
- a CDS encoding OmpH family outer membrane protein, translating into MKINTSMFGWIVAAALAVTLGTAGFQSGSEKTGVVDMQRMVSTSELGLKNEQTLNAALASRRDLLDFIRKYGVLTTDQANKLRTLTLKENATEADKAEINRIRKEVMDASDNRNKLLQKPNPTDADRLALQDYNNRAQTMGEVMGQWSEEFQNELDQIETSVRTATVTKARQVLKDLAKQQGYSVVFEASVAPYGANDLTEAGVKALNAAR; encoded by the coding sequence ATGAAAATCAACACTTCAATGTTTGGATGGATCGTCGCCGCAGCGCTGGCGGTCACACTCGGGACGGCCGGATTCCAGAGCGGGTCCGAGAAGACCGGGGTCGTGGACATGCAGCGCATGGTTTCCACGAGTGAACTTGGGCTTAAGAACGAGCAAACTCTGAACGCCGCGCTGGCGTCGCGCCGGGACCTCCTGGATTTCATCCGCAAGTACGGCGTTTTGACCACGGACCAGGCCAACAAGCTGCGCACCCTGACTCTGAAGGAGAACGCGACCGAGGCCGATAAGGCCGAGATCAACCGCATCCGCAAGGAAGTCATGGATGCCAGCGACAACCGCAACAAGCTGCTGCAGAAGCCGAACCCGACCGATGCCGACCGACTGGCTCTTCAGGACTATAACAACCGTGCTCAGACGATGGGCGAAGTGATGGGCCAGTGGAGCGAGGAGTTCCAGAACGAGCTTGATCAGATCGAAACGTCGGTTCGCACGGCGACGGTCACCAAGGCCCGTCAGGTGCTGAAGGACCTCGCCAAGCAGCAGGGGTACAGCGTCGTCTTCGAGGCAAGTGTCGCGCCGTACGGAGCAAACGATCTCACGGAGGCGGGCGTGAAGGCCCTGAATGCGGCGCGGTAA
- a CDS encoding BamA/TamA family outer membrane protein → MTKGLTVFAIAMLVAANAAAQTGGGTVREVIVRGNQYIASESIMTAMSLTTGRPYDASKILADKRAIENLGLFKDVKVLSQPITETDWRIIVEVAENAYIKEIRISGNTVVATKDLLALVRQPVNAVFSFLNIAPTSDAVSALYEKRGYYAQAELEPLEDSPGTLNVRIIERAVNEIKVTGLQRTRPSVVRRLMKTEPGQAFSEQKWAIDRRRLESTGWFEALEASSEPTADIGKFNLLLDVKEMRTAQIGFGASLDPRSRLAGSLRFNDSNWNGLGQTLGLLLQQDTAGKGLSTSFEFANPYMDSRDTQMAFSAYSRVSSYFTGSGIGNNDSPNDQDFDERRTGASLGFSRPVSRDWTVSLGSSFERISTIDRRTNINNNANIDFIQQDGDLLGFRMGLARDRRDVPLDPAEGDYFRFLLEPYLTHITKIGGNVGANTDILGKHKFLRSTFEYKSFWSKRPKDPKKLADPRNVIAFRARYSRIDGAVPFFEQIFVGGADSLRGYSDQRFWGKQAFVTTLEYRKPVQKSFNLIGFVDYGGAWGGYGSLNNFKQSPSLKTQLGYGVGVSFRTPLGAIRVDLGFNEKGGNRTHFSIGGSF, encoded by the coding sequence TTGACCAAAGGATTGACCGTTTTTGCCATCGCTATGCTCGTCGCCGCCAACGCTGCCGCTCAGACAGGCGGCGGAACGGTTCGCGAAGTGATTGTCCGGGGGAACCAGTACATCGCCAGCGAGAGCATCATGACGGCTATGAGCCTCACGACGGGGCGACCCTACGATGCTTCGAAGATCCTAGCGGACAAGCGGGCCATCGAGAACCTCGGCCTTTTCAAGGACGTCAAGGTCCTCTCCCAGCCGATCACTGAAACGGACTGGCGCATTATCGTCGAGGTCGCGGAAAACGCCTACATCAAGGAGATTCGCATTTCAGGCAACACCGTCGTAGCCACCAAGGATCTGTTGGCGCTCGTTCGGCAGCCGGTGAACGCCGTCTTTAGTTTTCTGAACATCGCGCCCACTAGCGATGCGGTGAGCGCGCTGTACGAGAAGCGCGGCTACTACGCTCAGGCTGAACTCGAGCCACTGGAGGATTCTCCCGGCACGCTCAATGTTCGCATCATCGAGCGCGCGGTCAACGAGATCAAGGTCACCGGCCTGCAGCGCACCCGACCCAGCGTTGTCCGACGGCTGATGAAAACCGAGCCAGGTCAGGCGTTCAGCGAGCAGAAGTGGGCCATCGATCGACGCCGTTTGGAAAGCACGGGCTGGTTCGAAGCGCTTGAGGCAAGCAGCGAACCGACCGCCGATATCGGCAAATTCAACCTGTTGCTCGACGTCAAAGAGATGCGTACCGCGCAGATCGGTTTCGGCGCGTCTCTCGACCCGCGCAGCCGCCTTGCTGGCTCGCTCCGCTTCAACGATTCGAACTGGAACGGGCTCGGCCAGACACTTGGACTGCTGCTGCAGCAGGACACTGCGGGCAAAGGTTTGAGTACGAGCTTCGAGTTTGCAAACCCATACATGGATTCGCGCGATACGCAAATGGCGTTCAGCGCCTACAGCCGCGTAAGCAGCTACTTCACGGGTTCGGGCATCGGCAACAACGACTCGCCGAACGACCAAGACTTCGACGAGCGCCGAACGGGAGCATCGCTCGGGTTCTCGCGTCCGGTCAGCCGCGATTGGACCGTTTCCCTCGGCTCTTCTTTCGAGCGGATTTCGACCATCGACCGTCGCACGAACATCAACAACAACGCCAATATCGACTTCATCCAGCAAGACGGTGACCTACTGGGTTTCCGTATGGGACTTGCCCGCGATCGCCGCGATGTCCCGCTGGATCCTGCCGAAGGTGACTACTTCCGCTTCTTGCTCGAGCCGTATTTGACGCACATTACGAAGATCGGTGGAAACGTCGGCGCGAACACGGACATCCTTGGCAAGCACAAGTTCCTCCGCTCGACGTTCGAGTACAAGTCGTTCTGGAGCAAGCGGCCCAAGGACCCGAAGAAGCTCGCCGATCCGCGAAACGTCATCGCATTCCGAGCGCGGTACAGCCGCATCGACGGCGCGGTGCCGTTCTTCGAGCAGATCTTTGTCGGGGGTGCGGACTCGCTCCGCGGGTACAGCGACCAGCGTTTCTGGGGCAAGCAGGCGTTTGTCACCACGCTGGAGTACCGTAAGCCTGTCCAGAAGAGCTTTAACCTGATCGGCTTCGTCGATTACGGTGGAGCGTGGGGCGGGTACGGCTCGTTGAATAACTTCAAGCAGAGCCCCTCTCTCAAGACCCAGCTCGGATACGGCGTCGGTGTTTCCTTCCGCACTCCCCTCGGTGCGATCCGAGTGGATCTCGGCTTCAACGAAAAGGGTGGCAACCGCACCCACTTCTCGATCGGAGGCAGCTTCTAA
- a CDS encoding translocation/assembly module TamB domain-containing protein, with protein MARRILDRILHGGEWLSALAASWIPFLLLLALSILYLIGAAQTLLAPGAPVQVTYDAQKGRYRLRAESYAIYPLEKMAILQGVRLMDESGRLVGQIGTLRASIQKGAVHVKAQRGLVQVTRRKDLDFSIADVLPPSQDEGPSTPAEILLEDIQLIYRDASALPELRTELTVKSAHIAIADGKGVARGKLLLPRGEAVPVSARWNDTGGIYVEANSPRAELGWALPHVSRWLSGDEQKLLANSRAESLVSRTDFTLTLEPKMPLKYTVQADLVGRGITVPDYARNASVQGKLSLVTDQLTINATVNEIGRNARLDGVIDWQRELVLLGNLKASAANHRAVWKPLLAVLPRDLAVDRPAFDGSVAWKGDDYELAGTLRADRISYAGEQARSVNAAAKFNSSGMQLNIRKATSFGSPLRGSLTYRFKGGQLSGFARTTKPVALGPLAGRFGVEGLTGYANVTALFDVARGKPRVEFAMQGSGTYTQEGFDPIRMSRIDARATYQDGMLALHRVRTSGPLGSAAAHGRVNLTKRSLDVQLDSGGLDLSPWSNEIGGVARFAGRVHGGFDSPVLEGKIGVTDAEVAGRPIARFTSDVWLKNNLLKLSDATLAAEEGKLSGQLALDLKRKTLQGSMLASQLQLADWTQDAAISGVLTAGPIQIGGTFDEPVATVDLAADKVLAKEYAFTNIRGRVTADKHGLKIEKAGFTLGEGSATVEGHSDYDGRNFALKAFVDALDLNAVVRGPAVPDIQGRISGKIDLSRKDGEFDASDSELKLKDLRVEGAALGSGTIIAKTAAGRTTGSISVGQDNRYILGENLSYDSKSKEIGGELTLFNAPVADWVQPSTLRKRGVPEEWVNALAETSGNVTAALKANGTTDNPVVSLDEFSVENFVISGRNAGELTAKGEYGSTGLTVKSLLWNVGRAAGDERAFVPFVRAKGFWGSDGTVDFRDIRIGDFDLSWLHTVRPDWPEIQALVSTTIDVIGAISKPTLTGTLAATYLGNNIDPEDPQLPNINLDTVSLRDGILRIGGAFTVQEFSGTVEGTVPLEAFDERRPNPDPFSIVLKANERDLHDMVRAFPGLDPERSSGKLGGSLAITGTLGDTKIVGGLNLANGSIAAKDVATSLQNMNLAANWSNSQLQVKGSAASSAGGTLAMDWMARTPNPLEEEIDLASFLSGSVLSGNLRTDNFRFVHEPNTPSKKIDLTLAPTTLFASGSLKSPEIRGDLLFSNVDFTVPETGEPGDPVEYLINPIFRAVNLRLTNPAIVRTASTTLTMTGGGKLDGSAQQPQAYAKFRLADGKFTLPNAVIDLEEDGEIEFRYDSLLATEASSRLDLRLVGRTQVTARSFTDSPERYEVLLQINGNLLEPGGLVLRATSDPPDLSESEILAILGQKELIEQIARGTGRNQQDALQGAALTLATPLLSGYLTQPLARGFKLDYLSVEYNPFDGYIGTASKTLGKGLTLTGRRQLTDPISGGIRKYDIRLTYRIPSRNRLLSRLRFGIGVDELRPWKITIDYFTRIRL; from the coding sequence ATGGCGCGGCGGATTCTTGACCGGATCTTGCACGGCGGAGAGTGGCTCTCGGCCCTGGCCGCATCGTGGATCCCGTTTCTGCTGCTCCTTGCGCTCTCCATCCTGTACTTGATTGGCGCGGCGCAGACTTTGCTTGCTCCCGGCGCCCCGGTCCAAGTCACCTACGATGCGCAGAAGGGCCGCTATCGTCTGCGGGCCGAAAGCTACGCGATCTACCCGCTGGAAAAGATGGCGATCCTGCAGGGTGTCCGGTTGATGGATGAGTCGGGCCGTCTGGTGGGCCAGATCGGAACTCTCCGCGCATCGATTCAGAAGGGTGCGGTGCACGTCAAAGCGCAGCGCGGGCTGGTCCAGGTGACCCGACGCAAAGACCTCGACTTCTCAATCGCCGACGTACTCCCGCCCTCGCAAGACGAAGGCCCATCGACTCCGGCAGAGATCCTCCTAGAAGATATCCAGCTCATCTACCGCGACGCCAGCGCCTTGCCCGAACTGCGCACCGAACTCACGGTGAAGTCGGCCCACATCGCCATCGCCGACGGCAAAGGGGTCGCCCGGGGCAAGCTATTGCTCCCACGTGGCGAGGCGGTTCCAGTCTCGGCGCGCTGGAACGACACCGGCGGTATCTACGTCGAGGCGAACTCACCGCGCGCCGAACTCGGCTGGGCCCTACCGCACGTCTCACGGTGGCTGTCAGGTGATGAGCAGAAGCTCCTCGCCAATTCCCGGGCCGAATCGCTCGTCTCACGTACCGATTTCACCTTGACGCTAGAGCCTAAGATGCCGCTGAAGTACACAGTTCAGGCGGACCTGGTCGGCCGGGGTATCACCGTGCCGGACTACGCACGCAACGCTTCGGTCCAAGGCAAATTGTCGCTGGTCACCGATCAGTTGACGATCAATGCGACCGTGAACGAAATCGGCCGCAACGCCAGACTCGATGGCGTGATCGACTGGCAGCGCGAGCTGGTGCTGCTGGGCAATCTCAAGGCGAGCGCGGCGAACCACCGCGCAGTATGGAAGCCTCTGTTAGCGGTGCTGCCGCGCGATCTTGCCGTGGACCGACCCGCATTCGATGGCAGCGTGGCGTGGAAAGGAGACGACTACGAGCTCGCCGGTACGCTTCGGGCCGACCGAATCAGCTACGCGGGCGAACAAGCCCGGTCCGTGAACGCCGCCGCAAAGTTTAACTCTAGCGGCATGCAGTTAAACATTCGCAAAGCGACGAGCTTTGGCTCGCCCCTGCGCGGCAGTCTGACTTACCGCTTCAAAGGGGGCCAGCTCTCGGGCTTTGCGCGCACCACCAAGCCGGTTGCGCTTGGGCCTTTGGCTGGGCGATTCGGGGTCGAAGGGCTGACCGGCTATGCAAACGTCACCGCCCTTTTCGACGTCGCCCGGGGTAAGCCGCGGGTTGAATTCGCGATGCAAGGCAGCGGAACATACACGCAAGAGGGGTTTGACCCGATTCGAATGTCCCGCATCGACGCGCGCGCGACCTATCAAGACGGCATGCTCGCGCTGCATCGGGTGCGCACGTCCGGGCCCCTCGGCAGCGCCGCGGCTCACGGACGAGTGAACCTGACCAAGCGCTCACTCGACGTTCAACTTGACTCTGGTGGGCTGGACCTGAGCCCGTGGAGCAACGAGATTGGTGGCGTTGCTCGGTTCGCAGGGCGCGTGCACGGCGGCTTTGATAGCCCGGTGCTTGAGGGCAAAATCGGAGTTACTGATGCCGAAGTCGCGGGTCGGCCCATCGCTCGTTTCACGAGCGATGTCTGGCTGAAGAACAACCTCCTCAAGCTCTCCGACGCGACGCTCGCGGCCGAGGAAGGAAAGCTGAGCGGACAACTCGCGCTCGATCTAAAGCGCAAGACCCTGCAGGGCTCAATGCTGGCGAGCCAGTTGCAGCTTGCGGATTGGACCCAAGATGCCGCGATCTCCGGCGTTCTGACCGCGGGCCCCATCCAGATCGGAGGCACCTTCGATGAACCTGTTGCTACCGTCGACCTCGCGGCGGACAAGGTTCTTGCGAAAGAGTACGCATTCACGAACATTCGCGGCCGGGTGACCGCGGACAAGCACGGGCTAAAGATCGAGAAGGCTGGGTTCACGCTCGGCGAGGGGTCGGCCACGGTCGAGGGGCACAGCGACTACGACGGGCGAAACTTCGCGCTGAAAGCGTTTGTGGATGCGCTGGACTTGAATGCGGTCGTCAGGGGACCCGCGGTCCCGGACATCCAAGGGCGCATCTCGGGCAAAATCGACCTGTCGCGCAAGGATGGCGAATTCGACGCCAGTGACTCCGAGTTGAAGCTCAAGGACTTGCGCGTCGAGGGAGCGGCACTCGGTTCGGGAACGATCATTGCCAAGACCGCAGCCGGTCGCACGACGGGCTCCATCAGCGTTGGCCAAGACAACCGCTACATCCTCGGCGAGAACCTGAGCTACGATTCGAAATCGAAAGAAATCGGCGGTGAGCTGACACTCTTCAATGCGCCGGTCGCGGATTGGGTTCAGCCGTCCACCTTGCGCAAGCGGGGCGTTCCCGAGGAGTGGGTGAATGCCCTGGCTGAAACCTCGGGCAACGTCACAGCCGCACTCAAGGCAAACGGCACGACCGACAATCCAGTGGTGTCTCTGGACGAATTCTCGGTTGAGAACTTCGTGATTTCCGGGAGGAACGCAGGCGAACTAACCGCCAAGGGCGAGTACGGGTCGACCGGTCTGACCGTCAAATCGTTGCTATGGAATGTGGGCCGCGCAGCAGGCGACGAGCGCGCATTCGTCCCCTTCGTTCGGGCGAAGGGGTTCTGGGGATCCGACGGCACTGTGGACTTTCGCGACATCCGAATTGGCGATTTCGACCTCTCTTGGCTCCATACGGTCCGTCCCGACTGGCCCGAAATCCAGGCCCTTGTCTCGACGACTATTGACGTAATCGGCGCGATCTCCAAGCCGACGCTCACGGGCACGCTGGCGGCTACGTACCTCGGCAACAACATCGATCCTGAGGATCCGCAGCTGCCGAACATTAACCTCGATACGGTCAGCCTTCGGGATGGAATCTTGCGCATAGGCGGCGCTTTCACCGTGCAAGAGTTCTCCGGGACCGTCGAGGGTACGGTGCCACTGGAGGCGTTCGATGAGCGCCGTCCAAACCCCGATCCCTTCTCGATTGTACTGAAGGCCAATGAGCGGGATCTGCACGACATGGTCCGTGCGTTCCCGGGTTTGGATCCAGAGCGCTCAAGCGGCAAGCTTGGCGGTTCGCTTGCCATCACAGGCACGCTCGGCGATACCAAGATCGTGGGTGGCCTGAACCTGGCGAACGGCTCTATCGCCGCGAAGGACGTCGCCACCAGCCTCCAGAACATGAATCTAGCCGCGAACTGGTCGAATTCCCAGCTCCAAGTCAAGGGTTCGGCGGCAAGCAGCGCAGGCGGCACACTCGCGATGGACTGGATGGCGCGAACGCCCAATCCGCTTGAAGAGGAGATCGACCTCGCCTCGTTCCTGAGTGGATCGGTTCTCTCCGGGAACCTCCGGACGGACAACTTCCGGTTCGTGCACGAGCCCAACACGCCCAGCAAGAAAATCGATTTAACGCTCGCGCCGACCACACTGTTCGCCTCCGGGAGCCTGAAATCGCCCGAAATCCGTGGCGATCTGCTGTTCTCGAACGTGGACTTCACCGTCCCCGAAACGGGCGAGCCGGGAGATCCGGTCGAGTATCTGATCAACCCGATTTTCAGGGCGGTCAACTTGCGCTTGACGAACCCCGCGATTGTTCGCACGGCCTCGACCACGCTCACGATGACGGGAGGCGGCAAGCTGGACGGATCGGCGCAGCAGCCCCAGGCTTACGCCAAGTTCCGATTGGCGGACGGCAAGTTCACGCTACCGAATGCCGTCATAGACCTGGAAGAAGACGGCGAGATCGAGTTTCGGTACGACTCGCTGCTGGCGACGGAAGCCTCCTCCCGGCTCGATCTTCGCCTGGTTGGCCGCACCCAGGTGACGGCGCGCAGCTTCACCGACTCACCCGAGCGGTACGAGGTGTTGTTGCAGATCAACGGCAACCTGCTTGAGCCGGGTGGGCTTGTCCTCCGCGCGACCAGCGATCCGCCCGACTTGAGCGAGTCGGAGATTCTCGCGATTCTCGGTCAGAAGGAGCTCATTGAGCAGATCGCACGCGGCACTGGCCGCAACCAGCAGGACGCACTTCAAGGGGCTGCGTTGACCCTGGCGACCCCGCTTCTGAGCGGCTACCTGACTCAGCCGTTGGCACGCGGGTTCAAGCTGGACTACCTCTCGGTCGAATACAACCCGTTCGACGGCTACATCGGAACCGCATCCAAGACCCTTGGAAAAGGATTGACGCTCACCGGCCGACGCCAGCTCACGGACCCCATCAGTGGTGGCATCCGCAAATACGACATCCGCCTGACCTACCGAATTCCGAGTAGAAACCGGCTCCTATCGCGACTTCGATTCGGGATCGGCGTGGACGAGCTGCGGCCATGGAAGATCACCATCGACTATTTCACGCGCATTCGCCTGTAA
- the lipA gene encoding lipoyl synthase has product MSQQLPEWLKIRIPRPDTIKQVEQMMRTKNLHTVCESARCPNLPECWSKKTATFMILGNTCTRSCGFCAIKVGRGEELDIFEPKNVALTARTMGMKHVVVTSVARDDLADQGAGQFAKTIEALHREVPEIIVEILTPDFKGREDCLRTVCAAHPEIYNHNIETVERLHTIVRPQAKYARTMQLLEMVRTIDSTIYTKSGIMLGLGETREEVIKTLSDLRAIGVDAVTIGQYLRPTMKHLPVVEYIHPDVFKEYETIGEEMGFAFVASGPFIRSSYNAIAFSEKVMKERLERVGAHIEAAGLGA; this is encoded by the coding sequence ATGAGCCAGCAACTTCCCGAGTGGCTTAAGATTCGCATCCCTCGACCGGACACCATCAAACAGGTCGAGCAAATGATGCGGACCAAGAACCTTCACACGGTGTGCGAGAGCGCGCGCTGCCCGAACTTGCCCGAGTGTTGGAGCAAGAAGACGGCCACCTTCATGATCCTCGGCAATACGTGCACCCGCAGTTGCGGTTTCTGCGCGATCAAAGTTGGCCGGGGCGAAGAGCTCGACATTTTTGAGCCCAAGAACGTCGCCCTCACCGCCCGCACGATGGGCATGAAGCACGTCGTCGTCACGAGCGTCGCCCGAGACGACTTGGCAGACCAAGGCGCGGGTCAGTTCGCGAAGACGATTGAGGCGCTCCATCGAGAAGTGCCGGAGATCATCGTCGAGATCTTGACGCCGGACTTCAAAGGCCGAGAAGACTGTCTGCGAACCGTGTGCGCCGCGCATCCGGAGATCTACAACCACAACATCGAAACGGTTGAGCGACTGCATACGATCGTGCGGCCCCAAGCCAAGTACGCCCGCACCATGCAGCTTCTGGAGATGGTGCGCACCATCGATTCAACGATCTACACGAAGAGCGGCATCATGCTCGGACTTGGAGAGACGCGCGAGGAGGTCATCAAGACCCTGTCCGACCTACGCGCAATCGGGGTGGACGCCGTCACCATCGGCCAGTACTTACGCCCGACCATGAAGCACTTGCCCGTCGTCGAGTACATCCACCCCGACGTCTTCAAGGAGTACGAGACGATCGGCGAAGAGATGGGCTTTGCGTTTGTCGCGAGCGGCCCATTCATCCGCAGCAGCTACAACGCGATCGCCTTTAGCGAGAAGGTCATGAAGGAGCGACTGGAACGGGTGGGAGCACATATCGAAGCCGCCGGTTTAGGCGCTTGA
- a CDS encoding metallophosphoesterase — translation MAHAISILHTNDFHGHLTGARVAELAAARESVDLYFDCGDAIKTGNLGIPLAPEEAWTRLAESRCDASVLGNRETHVLESAFRRKLEGATHPILVANLRMRSGALFLPGSQIFERHGVLVGVFGVMVPMVTERMVTARASQLLWDPPIETAARVVAELRPNVDLLIALTHIGISQDRKLAEAVSGIDVILGGHSHTVLETPERVGETWIAQGGAHGRYFGRYEWTPAALTGGLVQFGAGSA, via the coding sequence ATGGCGCACGCCATCTCGATCCTTCACACCAACGATTTTCACGGCCATCTCACGGGTGCGCGCGTCGCCGAGCTGGCCGCAGCCCGCGAGTCCGTTGACCTTTACTTTGACTGCGGGGACGCCATCAAGACGGGCAACCTGGGGATCCCGCTTGCCCCCGAGGAAGCGTGGACTCGACTGGCCGAAAGCCGTTGCGATGCGAGCGTCCTCGGCAACCGTGAGACCCACGTGCTCGAAAGCGCGTTCCGCCGCAAGCTTGAGGGGGCAACTCACCCGATCCTCGTGGCAAACCTACGTATGCGGAGCGGTGCGCTGTTCCTGCCGGGCTCGCAAATCTTCGAGCGGCACGGAGTCCTCGTCGGAGTTTTTGGCGTGATGGTGCCGATGGTGACGGAGCGGATGGTCACTGCTCGGGCAAGCCAGTTATTGTGGGACCCGCCCATCGAGACCGCCGCGCGCGTCGTGGCGGAACTCCGACCGAACGTGGACCTACTCATCGCGTTGACCCACATCGGCATCAGCCAGGATCGCAAGCTTGCCGAGGCGGTCTCTGGGATCGATGTCATTCTCGGTGGCCACTCGCACACGGTCCTCGAGACTCCCGAGCGGGTGGGGGAGACCTGGATCGCCCAAGGCGGGGCCCACGGGCGGTACTTTGGGCGCTACGAGTGGACTCCGGCAGCCCTCACCGGAGGATTGGTTCAGTTCGGGGCGGGTTCGGCGTAG
- the secG gene encoding preprotein translocase subunit SecG → MSPALYNVLLSVAVLVAVLFIILVIITGKGDAMSGGGSIRTTYKGKQSIEDQIGRMTMMLGIGFMGLMLILDVVNSRMK, encoded by the coding sequence ATGAGCCCTGCCCTGTACAACGTGTTGCTAAGTGTCGCAGTCCTCGTCGCGGTACTGTTCATCATCCTCGTGATCATCACGGGCAAGGGCGATGCCATGTCGGGCGGCGGTTCGATCCGCACCACCTATAAGGGCAAGCAGAGCATCGAAGACCAGATCGGTCGCATGACGATGATGCTCGGCATCGGATTTATGGGCCTCATGCTCATCCTCGATGTCGTCAACAGCCGCATGAAGTAA